A portion of the Punica granatum isolate Tunisia-2019 chromosome 7, ASM765513v2, whole genome shotgun sequence genome contains these proteins:
- the LOC116215684 gene encoding mediator of RNA polymerase II transcription subunit 31 yields the protein MASGKDDVDAAAAASSPPSSSSKNVYKDPDDGRQRFLLELEFVQCLANPTYIHYLAQNRYFEDEAFIGYLKYLQYWQRPEYMKFIMYPHCLFFLELLQNPNFRAAMAHPGNKELAHRQQFFFWKNYRNNRLKHILPRPLPEPTPAPTAVPSALAPPPAPAPPANMAATAPPPPALSPMQYAVPPGSSLMKNDMRNTAIDRRKRKKEG from the exons ATGGCTTCTGGCAAAGATGATGTcgatgctgctgctgctgcttcttctcCACCCTCGTCCTC CTCGAAGAATGTATACAAGGATCCTGATGATGGGAGGCAGCGGTTCTTGCTCGAATTGGAGTTCGTGCAGTGTCTCGCCAATCCTACCTATATCCACT ATTTGGCTCAGAACCGGTACTTTGAGGATGAGGCTTTCATTGGCTACTTGAAGTATCTCCAGTACTGGCAGCGTCCTGAATACATGAAATTCATAAT GTACCCTCACTGCCTATTCTTTCTAGAACTTCTCCAAAATCCAAACTTCCGTGCTGCTATGGCGCATCCTGGCAACAAG GAGTTAGCGCATCGGCAGCAATTCTTTTTCTGGAAGAATTATAGGAATAATAGATTGAAACACATCTTACCGAGGCCCCTTCCCGAGCCTACTCCTGCTCCCACTGCTGTTCCCTCTGCTTTGGCTCCCCCTCCAGCACCTGCACCACCTGCAAATATGGCTGCTACAGCTCCTCCCCCTCCAGCTCTTTCTCCAATGCAATATGCCGTTCCCCCTGGTTCCTCTCTCATGAAGAATGATATGAGGAACACAGCGATTGATCGGAGGAAGAGAAA GAAGGAAGGTTAA